GCATTCCGTAAAATAgataagaagaaaattaaattgcttgAGAATGACTTTATCAAATGAAGGACCAAATCAATGCAACCTAATTCGCGCTATATTTGGCTATACGATTTGGCTAGGACACACATTCCTCGCATTTCGTGGACTAACGACCacatcaataatttttctctttaaacatCCATCTCACGTTTCCTGAATCTGAAAATATAAGCTCGTAATGAGAGAGTTACTCCTGATTAatgaattaagaaatattttgcatacgTGCGTTTTCTCCTAGGGATGATCCCATATCTAACTAGGAATCAGCCGATTCGATGCAAAAGAACGCTGGTTCCCCTTAAACGCGAGATTCCCCCGTTTCCCGAGAGAGCTACGAGAACAAGTTCCGGTTCGTCCCCGAGGCGGGATACGCACGTGACaggagaaataaagaaagaatccCCCTTTACCCTGCAATAGAGTCGCACTGGTTAGTCGTGTGTGCGGGATCGTCGTCGTGTGGTGCGCGGCGCGGCTCGGCGGGCCGCGCAAAGGCCGCCCAATTAATTAAGATAGCTCCTAGACACACACGCTAGATCGATAGGGACCGGCCGCGATAAAGACTGGCGAGGGTCTCAGACTTCAGGGATGTTGCAGTGCTGTGGTGTTGGAGGTGGCGCTTCCACGGCACCTCAGGCTCCGCAGCTGCACGGTACCGGATCCGCTGTCGGGGCTACCACCTCCACGAGAACCACCATCATGCAGGACGCAGTTCTCGAATCCATCCTGGAGGTGAGAGAAACATCGAGTTGCTTTATATTCATTAGCAATCAATATGACAAAACAAAATTGCATGCCtttctatttttagaattctattttaagaatttattatctcGATTTATTTCCTTCGCGTCTCATTCctttattttgagaaaaattattaattgtttattaacgATTACTTAATTtctgattaaataaaatcttttgaaataattgtaaaaaattaaaaaaattttttgttttattttattttattcgggTAAGACTTCTgcgtcttattttttttttatcgggaAAAACCAAGTTATTTTAAGTCTGCGGAAAAGTATCTTCGGCGAAGGATGTTAATTTGCAGTTGCCAAAGATGAAAGATCCCGCGTGACAAGTAACGAATTCGCGAAACGCGTGCTTGCGCTGTGTCGCGAATTGAAAGTCCTTGAAATTAAACAGATTACGTGGAAAGGTAATATGCATGTAATCAATACGCACACGTAGCCATATACGCACATATACACACGCGTGTTTGCGCGCGCGAAAGTTACGTGTAAACCACCGACAATGAAAATGCGGCCCGTGAAAAGCTCTCTTTCATTCTCGACCGACACTCGATAAAGCGTACGTAAtatgaaaaacaaaagtttttattaatgcatTCCGGCGGTAACGATTGCTCCGCTTCTCCGGGGGAGACTTTTAATTCGCGGCTTTGCCACGCGTTAAATAAACTGCTTAAACTTTGTTAATGACTGTAATTTATGTCCTCCTGTACGGTACCGTGACGGTGCGGACTTCGAAGCGGATTCCCCGGAAATCTGTACGCGGAAAATTAATACTGACCCGACAGAAGTTCGATCTGTCGCAATTGAGATAATTGAGCAATTAATTTCGCGAAGTGGTAAGCAATTTTACGGATTATAAAGCGATCGGCGTCGCGCCGGCTAATGATAAAAAAGCTATTAAAGAGGAGATGTCGAAGGAAATGTGATCCATCCGTAtgtcttatttttttcctaataccatttttttctacatgaGATTTCTACGTAATTCTAAATTACATTAGTTCGATCACAAAAGCTTCTCTTTCCCTTCTTTTTGTCATTACGAACGTGACATTCTTGCGCATTCAATTGTACATCGCTTTGGATTATTAAAACCAAAGTTTTTtgcgaaattaatttctttccttttttatctTGTCTCCACCCACGCGAGAGACATTAAATAACTCTATGAAATTACATTAAAGTCTACTATAAAACTTACTTATTAAACTGCAAAGTatcatgtatataaattgCTTAAAGACTCCTGCACTGTAATGTGGAGTCATTCCTTATTTGTATATGATATATGATCTATGAAGTGTacattgcaattaaattttatttttagtcatcAAGCGTTTATAAAAGTACTTAAACATTTATCTTGCATATAATTTCACTGCGTGATTTAGAACAATAAAATCGCATGTATAATGTAGTCATCACTAATCGAGACGTCGGCGCAACCTTAGCAAATCGCTGTCGTATGTCGTATTTACATAACGTCATACAGGTCACGCGCTGAAAAATATCTTCTGTTTATTGGATATTAacgaatttatttatgatgcTAATAATCATAATGATTGATTATTTCAGCAAATGCGGGAGACGGAAGCCCAGCGAGCGGAGCTGGAAAGGCAGCATGCGGACGCACAGAACCAGTTGCGGGAGAAGATAGCAGGACGCTATCAAGGTCCCGAATCGGTCGAAGCGTTGCAGTCGAAGATCCGGGAGCTCGAGAAGAAGACCGAGCTGCAGATGGTCAAGCACGAGGAGCTGTCGTTGGAACTGACCAGCTTAAGACGTGCACGTAGCAGAGGACCGGGGCACGTAGTAGGGCTCGTCACGTCCGCGAACGTCCCGACGTCTACTTGGCCGCCGGCCGGCTCCGAAATTGATAGAATCATTGCAAAGATCGAACAGGACAATAGGTATGCGGAATGAGCGAATGTGAATCTTTTCAATTGTGAGAAATCGGTTCTGTGAACTCACCAAAGTACAACAGTTACCGCCCTTTCTTgcatatttaagtataaacGCATCTCAGTTTCTATAGATGTTAGTTCTTTTAACTGTGTTATTTGTAAGTGAATCTTgcacagattttttattagttaaaataaatttagtgcCGGCAGAATATTGCACGAATTGGACCACTCGCGCGGCACGATAACCACACAACAACCCTCGGCTACGCAAGGCATCCTTAGGTCCAGCTCAGAAAATCTTCCCAATCTCGGTCAGCATCAGCATCCACCTCATCCACACGCTCTCAACCTGGGAATGCCTACTCAAATGGGCCACGTACGTAATCCGTTTgcataatattgtacaatattacacaatttttctttattgataCTATTACTCTTTATTGATACTAAAAAAGACGGAAAGAAATTTGACATCAATTTTAACAAGTATAATTCTTTCAATAACAACTTTTTTATCGCAATTTCTGTGTTAATACTTTTTCTGTTTCCAGCGTATTGTTGATTATTGATAAGATTTATTCAAACAGTACGCAGGTTCACCAATGCCATTAACGCCGATGATGCCTGGTTGTCCTCCATTGACCCCGAATGGACCACCATATCACTACAGCGAACCGATTCCGCCAGCACCGTCACTCTCTAGTAGTCAGTCGCAGCCCGCTTTCCAACAGAAAATTCAACAGTaccagcagcaacaacagtCGCAGCATGAGATATCGAGTTCCCATTCTCAAAGCGTTCTACCATCCCAACAAAAACAAACGCACACTTCACACTTTACAAGCAATCAATATCAGGAGAGCTATCCACACACGCAAACGTATCAGCAACCGCTtcagcaacagcaacaaccgcagcagcaacaaccgcaacagcagcaacagcatCCGGCCTCGACCACGTACCTGACATCGGCCAGCCAGAGCGTAATACCTCACTATACACAGCCTGCCCAGACTGCCCAGAATTATCAGTTGAATGGGAGTCAACAGGTGTGTATCGTTAATTATTCAATCATGATTACTTTCTTATAAACAGGTAAACGAAGTAATGGATTCTTGGAGGCCTATAGATAGAACGAACAGGACTGTTTTCAGTATACAGTTTACCAAATATTTATCTAGAATGGATTTCAACACTTAGAAATTAATGTTGATTCAAGCATcgcgattttttataaagagtaTACCTgcttttaatctttttcttctataatatcattaatattaaaagttaaaaaaaatttataaggaTTAATTTGTTTCGCGCGTAGGCAACTACATATCCTAGTTTGTCCATGGCCTCACATCCAAACGGAACATACAGCACGGGCGCGACCACTTACAACACCCAGTTGGCGCATCATAACTACACCGGGCCACAAACAAACATCCCGCAGACAACGCTGTCCTCGCTGCCGCTGTATTCTACCACTTTTCATTCCACCCTCGGGGGACTCACGAGCGTACCCCAGTCCGTTCTTCCTTACTCCACCGGTCAGAGCACTTTTGCTACCAGTGGATCGACATACTCCACTACCGTCGGGACCAACGCTTTCGGGACGTCGGGCGTAAGCTCAGGTTAGAATCGTATTAACACacattaaaagattatttttattccaaaatttttaaaaaagtaacaataaaaaacttttacattttagaaaaataagcTATAACATTAtcacaataaattttctagtattttttatattttttatattctgtaCTTATGCAGGTACTAGTTCGGGAGGCCTGTTACAAGCAATAGGCGATCCTCTACAAGCGATGCAGCAACTCTCCGCCCAGTCGCAGGCAAATCAGCTTCAGCAGCAGGCTATTATCCAGCAGATTCAGCAGAGCTTGCGTGCCAGTTCGCCGACCGCACCCGGTACCGTGACCGGCCATCATTTTCTCGGCCCTAGGCAAATGCCGAAGATCCCCACAAGTATACTAACGAATCCTCTGGACCGGCTGACCAACACCGAGGACATTATATCCGAGGGTCAAGTGGACATGCTGGACGTGCCTGGCAAGGGCAGATGTTACGTTTACATAGCTCGTTTCAGCTATGAGCCGTTCCAACACTCGCCGAACGCGAATCCGGAAGCAGAACTACCGGTCCAAGGTGGCGATTACCTCTTGGTCTGGGGCCAACCCGACGAGGACGGCTTTCTGGACGCGGAGACGCTCGATGGTAGACGCGGTCTAGTGCCAGCTAACTTCGTGCAGAAGTTGGTAGGCGACGATCTGCTAGAATTCCATCAAGCCGTTCTCGGCCTCAGGGACGTAGACGATTCCGTCTCGACGAATATTCCTCAAGTGAGCAATTTGAGAGCTAACGAGATACTTAACGAACCGCGCTTGCATCCCACTTGCATTTATATCTCTGCGACAAATGggattaatgttatttttgatattattattgattaaaactttatttatagaGAGTGTTGAgtggataaaaataataattgtaatttaatctatTTCTAGTGCTATCTACAAGATATTGATTTAGAATTAGCCGCATTAGAAGAAGGAAATCGGAATCGTCAAGCAGAACTAACCGCATACGCGGAACTTGACAATATCGCGGAGGAAGATGAGCAGGAACCGCCAGGTTAGTATTCTTTACCAATTTCCataaatttccaaaaatttgcGTAATGCATGTTTTTAACactgaattaaataatatagaaagatCTACTCTCACAATCCAGTAAATATGTAGTATACATGGTACTTGGATCATTACCTCTAGAAAAAACCAAATCCGCTTTTAGCAATGTGTTTGAAACGTTTTCTTGAGGTTTCTCTAAAATAACGCGATCCatgaaactataaaaattattccctagaaaaaaaatcttgttttcATGATTTGTCGATTCTGCTTGATGTGTGCGCATGTATGTTTAATTTCCTAccctaataaaaatatcctaaGAGACAATACCAAATTATCCTCGGTGTGTTCCTGTAGCTTCTTCCTTTGCATTATTTGTCACATGTTGATAATTCGGAACAAGAGGTCTATAGACGTCACACAGTAAACGTTCACGCCTGAATCCCGGTTTTCACGGAGTGAATATTCACGAAATAAAATGGGGAACACAGAGAAAACCGAATCCGTTGCACTGTGTTAAGTGTTGGCTGGATTTAGGCTGGCTTAAAGAGATAGACAATAGTGAGAGATCCTTAGCTACAGCTAGGCTTTGTCTTTGTCTTTTCTTCCTGAAGAAGTCTACATGTTTTCGGACCTAGTTCCGGCGCCGCAGCACCTCACACTTGAGCGGCAACTCAACAAGAGCGTGCTGATCGGATGGACTGCGCCTGACAACACGCACCAACTCGAATCTTATCACGTCTACGTGGACGGCGTGCTAAAGGTCACAGTGAAAGCTACCGAGAGGACTAGGGCTTTAGTGGAAGGAGTTGATTCTACACGGGTTCGTAATAAAAATCTTCAACCGTTAAATTCCAaagaatttacataaatacacaatgtaaagaaaaatttagaattttaattaaagttataattacttattattattattaagtaatataatgattaaattattaattaatacgcaTTACACAATTACCTACTATAAAACATGTGTGATGTTTAAtgaataagaaagaaaattacttATATGCGATATAAAGttcttcatataaaaaattaattatcttaaatttcttatactggatataaatttaaatagctCTAAGATTTCAGGAAATGTAACAGAATAAAGGACTTGTGCAAAAATACCAAATCTATCTTTGCTTGTGTAactcattttaattatctggAAATTGTTCTTTCACTGATGCAGCCGCACAGGATAAGCGTGCGTTCGGTTACGCATTCGAGAAGGACGTCACGCGATGCCGCTTGCACGATGGTGATCGGCAAAGACATCGCGTTAGGTCCGACTGCCGTCAAAGCATCGAACGTAACGGCGACTAGTGCTGTGATATCCTGGCTACCCAGTAACAGTAACCATCAGCATGTTGTCTGTGTGAACAACGTGGAAGTGAGAACTGTAAAGCCGGGCGTCTACAGACATACCATTACTGGCCTGGCTCCGTCGACGATATACAGGGTGACCGTCAAGGCGAAGAATCTGCGGGCGACACATTTTGAGGACCAAAATACTCAAGCGGCAAACAACCTAGCCTGTCATGTCCACTTTAAAACGTTGCCCAAAGGATTGCCGGATCCTCCGGTCGATATCCaggttaatataaatataatctcattttatatatatctacatttaaatcttacaattttaaaattttctagaattaaaataaaaattctgagagCAACATTAAATGGTGAAGTTTCCAGGAATGGAGTAAAATTTCAACAGTATTAGAGAGATAAGGCTTTTTGGAGTTTCTGTCAAGGATTCTTTAAGAAAAGTTTTCTGGACTCTAATacgtaatattattcaattttcagGTGGAGGCTGGACCGCAGGACGGCACTTTGCTAGTGACCTGGCAGCCTGTTGCCCTAAACGGTTCGGCCGTCACCGGTTACGCGGTGTATGCCGATGGTAAGAAGGTCACCGACGTTGACAGCCCTACCGGCGATCACGCGCTCGTTGATATACACAAGCTCATGGGTCTCAACCCGAAGCATATCACCGTTAGGACTAAGAGCAGGGAGAGTCAATCGGGCGATAGTTGCGCAACAGCGATACCCTGCAGCGTGCTTAGAGGTGGTGCTGCTGCCGCTGTCCCTCACATGCCGCCATCCCATGGACTCCCACACATGGTAGATCAACGGCAACCGCCACAGTCCACTATGGGTCCTCAGCAGGACGATCCCAATCGCCATCGTATGGT
Above is a window of Monomorium pharaonis isolate MP-MQ-018 chromosome 10, ASM1337386v2, whole genome shotgun sequence DNA encoding:
- the LOC105829483 gene encoding uncharacterized protein LOC105829483 isoform X7 — its product is MQDAVLESILEQMRETEAQRAELERQHADAQNQLREKIAGRYQGPESVEALQSKIRELEKKTELQMVKHEELSLELTSLRRARSRGPGHVVGLVTSANVPTSTWPPAGSEIDRIIAKIEQDNSAGRILHELDHSRGTITTQQPSATQGILRSSSENLPNLGQHQHPPHPHALNLGMPTQMGHYAGSPMPLTPMMPGCPPLTPNGPPYHYSEPIPPAPSLSSSQSQPAFQQKIQQYQQQQQSQHEISSSHSQSVLPSQQKQTHTSHFTSNQYQESYPHTQTYQQPLQQQQQPQQQQPQQQQQHPASTTYLTSASQSVIPHYTQPAQTAQNYQLNGSQQATTYPSLSMASHPNGTYSTGATTYNTQLAHHNYTGPQTNIPQTTLSSLPLYSTTFHSTLGGLTSVPQSVLPYSTGQSTFATSGSTYSTTVGTNAFGTSGVSSGTSSGGLLQAIGDPLQAMQQLSAQSQANQLQQQAIIQQIQQSLRASSPTAPGTVTGHHFLGPRQMPKIPTSILTNPLDRLTNTEDIISEGQVDMLDVPGKGRCYVYIARFSYEPFQHSPNANPEAELPVQGGDYLLVWGQPDEDGFLDAETLDGRRGLVPANFVQKLVGDDLLEFHQAVLGLRDVDDSVSTNIPQCYLQDIDLELAALEEGNRNRQAELTAYAELDNIAEEDEQEPPEVYMFSDLVPAPQHLTLERQLNKSVLIGWTAPDNTHQLESYHVYVDGVLKVTVKATERTRALVEGVDSTRPHRISVRSVTHSRRTSRDAACTMVIGKDIALGPTAVKASNVTATSAVISWLPSNSNHQHVVCVNNVEVRTVKPGVYRHTITGLAPSTIYRVTVKAKNLRATHFEDQNTQAANNLACHVHFKTLPKGLPDPPVDIQVEAGPQDGTLLVTWQPVALNGSAVTGYAVYADGKKVTDVDSPTGDHALVDIHKLMGLNPKHITVRTKSRESQSGDSCATAIPCSVLRGGAAAAVPHMPPSHGLPHMVDQRQPPQSTMGPQQDDPNRHRMVGGVSQRYPPNAPVPSHMRRHVSNRVDAHGQVIIETDENLSDKEIYPGQSIPQMGIPEITKDSASEANYSEEDDPTRRSRGMPPQHHGPQHRYGAQMDPQGPPGAHRSPSMSGPSSRPQDPYYDQTGASQRGRGPVYGRGGRVPQAQGGASHPPNVAQQMNKRQRWFVALFDYDPTTMSPNPDACEEELPFSEGDTIKVYGEKDADGFYWGECRGRRGYVPYNMVEELKDPPGQGQPGRRGPAQNERWGDIYASMPVKKMIALYDYDPHELSPNVDAQVELTFQTGNEIYVYGDMDDDGFYMGELNGVRGLVPSNFLTEAPGQNQGQPPQGSRRPGGQSQGPGARGPPPPPREPPPAGHRRGKDACIVPVSVPVCHLDSRQLQQQPPPSLMNNQQHQLQHQNNPPHLAYQQANHHSYTTVTTSNQHGPSHLPPGGGVMGAHQQGPVPPHLQQQGKGRGGVVNRIAGSNMPGMQGPGQQQDYQSQQQMNQPYQQQPNQPYQQQQPNQGYPQQSTQQFQQSQPQQQMGQPFSQQNQPGGLGMQIGGPQSTSKPMRGIPAVLPTAQSKTQPNTMQQQQQQQQPQQQSTGPNLMQKFTEMAGASAGGDILSKGKELIFMKFGLGK
- the LOC105829483 gene encoding uncharacterized protein LOC105829483 isoform X3, coding for MFGTVDRTPLTPGANHRAAGRLPSLFLLVAADNIASEPKRRGRQARGEKDHFPFPQCCGVGGGASTAPQAPQLHGTGSAVGATTSTRTTIMQDAVLESILEQMRETEAQRAELERQHADAQNQLREKIAGRYQGPESVEALQSKIRELEKKTELQMVKHEELSLELTSLRRARSRGPGHVVGLVTSANVPTSTWPPAGSEIDRIIAKIEQDNSAGRILHELDHSRGTITTQQPSATQGILRSSSENLPNLGQHQHPPHPHALNLGMPTQMGHYAGSPMPLTPMMPGCPPLTPNGPPYHYSEPIPPAPSLSSSQSQPAFQQKIQQYQQQQQSQHEISSSHSQSVLPSQQKQTHTSHFTSNQYQESYPHTQTYQQPLQQQQQPQQQQPQQQQQHPASTTYLTSASQSVIPHYTQPAQTAQNYQLNGSQQATTYPSLSMASHPNGTYSTGATTYNTQLAHHNYTGPQTNIPQTTLSSLPLYSTTFHSTLGGLTSVPQSVLPYSTGQSTFATSGSTYSTTVGTNAFGTSGVSSGTSSGGLLQAIGDPLQAMQQLSAQSQANQLQQQAIIQQIQQSLRASSPTAPGTVTGHHFLGPRQMPKIPTSILTNPLDRLTNTEDIISEGQVDMLDVPGKGRCYVYIARFSYEPFQHSPNANPEAELPVQGGDYLLVWGQPDEDGFLDAETLDGRRGLVPANFVQKLVGDDLLEFHQAVLGLRDVDDSVSTNIPQCYLQDIDLELAALEEGNRNRQAELTAYAELDNIAEEDEQEPPEVYMFSDLVPAPQHLTLERQLNKSVLIGWTAPDNTHQLESYHVYVDGVLKVTVKATERTRALVEGVDSTRPHRISVRSVTHSRRTSRDAACTMVIGKDIALGPTAVKASNVTATSAVISWLPSNSNHQHVVCVNNVEVRTVKPGVYRHTITGLAPSTIYRVTVKAKNLRATHFEDQNTQAANNLACHVHFKTLPKGLPDPPVDIQVEAGPQDGTLLVTWQPVALNGSAVTGYAVYADGKKVTDVDSPTGDHALVDIHKLMGLNPKHITVRTKSRESQSGDSCATAIPCSVLRGGAAAAVPHMPPSHGLPHMVDQRQPPQSTMGPQQDDPNRHRMVGGVSQRYPPNAPVPSHMRRHVSNRVDAHGQVIIETDENLSDKEIYPGQSIPQMGIPEITKDSASEANYSEEDDPTRRSRGMPPQHHGPQHRYGAQMDPQGPPGAHRSPSMSGPSSRPQDPYYDQTGASQRGRGPVYGRGGRVPQAQGGASHPPNVAQQMNKRQRWFVALFDYDPTTMSPNPDACEEELPFSEGDTIKVYGEKDADGFYWGECRGRRGYVPYNMVEELKDPPGQGQPGRRGPAQNERWGDIYASMPVKKMIALYDYDPHELSPNVDAQVELTFQTGNEIYVYGDMDDDGFYMGELNGVRGLVPSNFLTEAPGQNQGQPPQGSRRPGGQSQGPGARGPPPPPREPPPAGHRRGKDSRQLQQQPPPSLMNNQQHQLQHQNNPPHLAYQQANHHSYTTVTTSNQHGPSHLPPGGGVMGAHQQGPVPPHLQQQGKGRGGVVNRIAGSNMPGMQGPGQQQDYQSQQQMNQPYQQQPNQPYQQQQPNQGYPQQSTQQFQQSQPQQQMGQPFSQQNQPGGLGMQIGGPQSTSKPMRGIPAVLPTAQSKTQPNTMQQQQQQQQPQQQSTGPNLMQKFTEMAGASAGGDILSKGKELIFMKFGLGK
- the LOC105829483 gene encoding RIMS-binding protein 2 isoform X8 — encoded protein: MFGTVDRTPLTPGANHRAAGRLPSLFLLVAADNIASEPKRRGRQARGEKDHFPFPQCCGVGGGASTAPQAPQLHGTGSAVGATTSTRTTIMQDAVLESILEQMRETEAQRAELERQHADAQNQLREKIAGRYQGPESVEALQSKIRELEKKTELQMVKHEELSLELTSLRRARSRGPGHVVGLVTSANVPTSTWPPAGSEIDRIIAKIEQDNSAGRILHELDHSRGTITTQQPSATQGILRSSSENLPNLGQHQHPPHPHALNLGMPTQMGHYAGSPMPLTPMMPGCPPLTPNGPPYHYSEPIPPAPSLSSSQSQPAFQQKIQQYQQQQQSQHEISSSHSQSVLPSQQKQTHTSHFTSNQYQESYPHTQTYQQPLQQQQQPQQQQPQQQQQHPASTTYLTSASQSVIPHYTQPAQTAQNYQLNGSQQATTYPSLSMASHPNGTYSTGATTYNTQLAHHNYTGPQTNIPQTTLSSLPLYSTTFHSTLGGLTSVPQSVLPYSTGQSTFATSGSTYSTTVGTNAFGTSGVSSGTSSGGLLQAIGDPLQAMQQLSAQSQANQLQQQAIIQQIQQSLRASSPTAPGTVTGHHFLGPRQMPKIPTSILTNPLDRLTNTEDIISEGQVDMLDVPGKGRCYVYIARFSYEPFQHSPNANPEAELPVQGGDYLLVWGQPDEDGFLDAETLDGRRGLVPANFVQKLVGDDLLEFHQAVLGLRDVDDSVSTNIPQCYLQDIDLELAALEEGNRNRQAELTAYAELDNIAEEDEQEPPEVYMFSDLVPAPQHLTLERQLNKSVLIGWTAPDNTHQLESYHVYVDGVLKVTVKATERTRALVEGVDSTRPHRISVRSVTHSRRTSRDAACTMVIGKDIALGPTAVKASNVTATSAVISWLPSNSNHQHVVCVNNVEVRTVKPGVYRHTITGLAPSTIYRVTVKAKNLRATHFEDQNTQAANNLACHVHFKTLPKGLPDPPVDIQVEAGPQDGTLLVTWQPVALNGSAVTGYAVYADGKKVTDVDSPTGDHALVDIHKLMGLNPKHITVRTKSRESQSGDSCATAIPCSVLRGGAAAAVPHMPPSHGLPHMVDQRQPPQSTMGPQQDDPNRHRMVGGVSQRYPPNAPVPSHMRRHVSNRVDAHGQVIIETDENLSDKEIYPGQSIPQMGIPEITKDSASEANYSEEDDPTRRSRGMPPQHHGPQHRYGAQMDPQGPPGAHRSPSMSGPSSRPQDPYYDQTGASQRGRGPVYGRGGRVPQAQGGASHPPNVAQQMNKRQRWFVALFDYDPTTMSPNPDACEEELPFSEGDTIKVYGEKDADGFYWGECRGRRGYVPYNMVEELKDPPGQGQPGRRGPAQNERWGDIYASMPVKKMIALYDYDPHELSPNVDAQVELTFQTGNEIYVYGDMDDDGFYMGELNGVRGLVPSNFLTEAPGQNQGQPPQGSRRPGGQSQGPGARGPPPPPREPPPAGHRRGKGEGEGRRGQSDRW
- the LOC105829483 gene encoding uncharacterized protein LOC105829483 isoform X4, with translation MFGTVDRTPLTPGANHRAAGRLPSLFLLVAADNIASEPKRRGRQARGEKDHFPFPQCCGVGGGASTAPQAPQLHGTGSAVGATTSTRTTIMQDAVLESILEQMRETEAQRAELERQHADAQNQLREKIAGRYQGPESVEALQSKIRELEKKTELQMVKHEELSLELTSLRRARSRGPGHVVGLVTSANVPTSTWPPAGSEIDRIIAKIEQDNSAGRILHELDHSRGTITTQQPSATQGILRSSSENLPNLGQHQHPPHPHALNLGMPTQMGHYAGSPMPLTPMMPGCPPLTPNGPPYHYSEPIPPAPSLSSSQSQPAFQQKIQQYQQQQQSQHEISSSHSQSVLPSQQKQTHTSHFTSNQYQESYPHTQTYQQPLQQQQQPQQQQPQQQQQHPASTTYLTSASQSVIPHYTQPAQTAQNYQLNGSQQATTYPSLSMASHPNGTYSTGATTYNTQLAHHNYTGPQTNIPQTTLSSLPLYSTTFHSTLGGLTSVPQSVLPYSTGQSTFATSGSTYSTTVGTNAFGTSGVSSGTSSGGLLQAIGDPLQAMQQLSAQSQANQLQQQAIIQQIQQSLRASSPTAPGTVTGHHFLGPRQMPKIPTSILTNPLDRLTNTEDIISEGQVDMLDVPGKGRCYVYIARFSYEPFQHSPNANPEAELPVQGGDYLLVWGQPDEDGFLDAETLDGRRGLVPANFVQKLVGDDLLEFHQAVLGLRDVDDSVSTNIPQCYLQDIDLELAALEEGNRNRQAELTAYAELDNIAEEDEQEPPEVYMFSDLVPAPQHLTLERQLNKSVLIGWTAPDNTHQLESYHVYVDGVLKVTVKATERTRALVEGVDSTRPHRISVRSVTHSRRTSRDAACTMVIGKDIALGPTAVKASNVTATSAVISWLPSNSNHQHVVCVNNVEVRTVKPGVYRHTITGLAPSTIYRVTVKAKNLRATHFEDQNTQAANNLACHVHFKTLPKGLPDPPVDIQVEAGPQDGTLLVTWQPVALNGSAVTGYAVYADGKKVTDVDSPTGDHALVDIHKLMGLNPKHITVRTKSRESQSGDSCATAIPCSVLRGGAAAAVPHMPPSHGLPHMVDQRQPPQSTMGPQQDDPNRHRMVGGVSQRYPPNAPVPSHMRRHVSNRVDAHGQVIIETDENLSDKEIYPGQSIPQMGIPEITKDSASEANYSEEDDPTRRSRGMPPQHHGPQHRYGAQMDPQGPPGAHRSPSMSGPSSRPQDPYYDQTGASQRGRGPVYGRGGRVPQAQGGASHPPNVAQQMNKRQRWFVALFDYDPTTMSPNPDACEEELPFSEGDTIKVYGEKDADGFYWGECRGRRGYVPYNMVEELKDPPGQGQPGRRGPAQNERWGDIYASMPVKKMIALYDYDPHELSPNVDAQVELTFQTGNEIYVYGDMDDDGFYMGELNGVRGLVPSNFLTEAPGQNQGQPPQGSRRPGGQSQGPGARGPPPPPREPPPAGHRRGKAYQQANHHSYTTVTTSNQHGPSHLPPGGGVMGAHQQGPVPPHLQQQGKGRGGVVNRIAGSNMPGMQGPGQQQDYQSQQQMNQPYQQQPNQPYQQQQPNQGYPQQSTQQFQQSQPQQQMGQPFSQQNQPGGLGMQIGGPQSTSKPMRGIPAVLPTAQSKTQPNTMQQQQQQQQPQQQSTGPNLMQKFTEMAGASAGGDILSKGKELIFMKFGLGK